A genomic segment from Actinomyces lilanjuaniae encodes:
- a CDS encoding sensor histidine kinase: MRRRAMAMTMRTVLVAVILLGVPLGGAWVIIALRTTAGGSARIQVVATVLLTLVALSSVAVAAASVVASKAARRISAPLIYLAAEAEQLGSGQVRPRLRSSGIEEIDLVQAELVRSAERVAGRLAAERQFASDASHQLRTPLTSLSLRLEEIELLASEEEVRKEARACLEQVERLTGVVEDLLQVSRRTGGGTTEALHLSEVFAQQEEEWGPAFEAAGRSLTFVDEVRQPVLATPGSLAQVLATIIENSLRYGAGTTEVSVRSANGGHGVFIDVADQGEGVAEDIAQHVFERNVSGHGSTGVGLALAKDLVEADGGRIELSRRCPAVFSVLLNAVPKSLDPNNVLPQGALVSVGRRRRF, encoded by the coding sequence ATGCGCCGTCGAGCAATGGCGATGACTATGAGGACGGTCCTGGTGGCGGTGATCCTCCTGGGGGTGCCTCTGGGGGGTGCCTGGGTCATTATCGCCCTGCGCACCACGGCTGGCGGCAGCGCTCGGATCCAGGTGGTGGCTACGGTCCTGCTCACCCTGGTCGCCCTGAGCTCGGTGGCCGTAGCGGCGGCCTCCGTCGTGGCCTCCAAGGCGGCCCGGCGTATCTCAGCGCCGTTGATCTACCTGGCGGCCGAGGCGGAGCAGCTGGGCAGCGGCCAGGTCCGGCCCCGGCTGCGTTCCTCCGGGATCGAGGAGATCGACCTGGTCCAGGCTGAGCTGGTGCGCTCCGCCGAGCGTGTCGCGGGGCGCCTGGCCGCCGAGCGGCAGTTTGCCTCCGACGCCTCCCACCAGCTGCGCACCCCGCTGACCAGCCTGTCGCTGAGGCTGGAGGAGATCGAGCTTCTTGCCTCGGAGGAGGAGGTACGCAAGGAGGCCCGGGCCTGCCTGGAGCAGGTGGAGCGTCTGACGGGAGTGGTGGAGGACCTCTTGCAGGTCTCCCGCCGTACCGGGGGCGGGACCACGGAGGCCCTCCATCTCAGCGAGGTCTTTGCCCAGCAGGAGGAGGAGTGGGGTCCCGCCTTTGAGGCGGCGGGACGCAGCCTCACCTTCGTTGACGAGGTCCGCCAGCCTGTCCTGGCGACCCCCGGCTCCCTGGCCCAGGTGCTGGCCACCATCATTGAGAACTCCTTGCGCTACGGGGCCGGGACGACTGAGGTCAGCGTGCGCAGCGCTAACGGCGGGCACGGCGTCTTTATCGACGTGGCCGACCAGGGTGAGGGCGTGGCGGAGGACATCGCCCAGCACGTCTTTGAGAGGAACGTCTCCGGCCACGGCTCCACCGGGGTGGGGCTGGCTCTGGCCAAAGACCTTGTGGAGGCCGACGGTGGCCGTATCGAGCTCTCCCGGCGGTGCCCAGCCGTCTTCTCCGTCCTCCTCAACGCCGTGCCCAAGTCGCTGGACCCCAACAACGTGCTGCCGCAGGGCGCGCTGGTCTCAGTGGGACGTCGACGTCGGTTCTGA
- a CDS encoding response regulator transcription factor: MTTVLLVEDDPAISEPLARAFGREGYAVLTHGTGKGALEEVASADIIVLDLGLPDVDGLDVARQVRAQGLTIPILMLTARSEDTDLVVGLDAGADDYVTKPFRLAELLARVRAQVRRASGEATEDELTIGDIRVDVAAHRAFVASRELQLTTREFELLRVLVRGGGAVVQAEDVLKEVWGEDPTGTPQTLQMHVAWLRRKLGDDEDAPRRLLAQGEGYCLAEG; this comes from the coding sequence GTGACCACAGTTCTGCTTGTCGAAGACGACCCCGCTATCTCCGAGCCGCTCGCCCGGGCCTTCGGTCGGGAGGGCTACGCCGTTCTCACTCACGGCACCGGCAAGGGTGCCCTGGAGGAGGTTGCCAGCGCTGACATCATCGTGCTTGACCTCGGTCTGCCTGACGTCGACGGCCTGGACGTCGCCCGGCAGGTGCGCGCCCAGGGACTCACCATTCCTATCCTGATGCTGACAGCGCGCAGCGAGGACACGGATCTCGTGGTTGGGCTCGACGCTGGTGCCGACGACTACGTCACCAAGCCCTTCCGCCTCGCCGAGCTCCTGGCCCGAGTGCGTGCCCAGGTGCGCCGCGCCTCCGGGGAGGCCACGGAGGACGAGCTGACCATCGGGGACATCCGGGTGGATGTTGCCGCCCACAGGGCCTTTGTCGCCTCTCGCGAGCTGCAGCTGACCACGCGTGAGTTCGAGCTGCTACGGGTGCTCGTGCGTGGCGGCGGTGCGGTCGTCCAGGCTGAGGACGTCCTCAAGGAGGTCTGGGGGGAGGACCCCACGGGGACTCCCCAGACGCTCCAGATGCACGTCGCCTGGCTGCGGCGCAAGCTGGGTGACGACGAGGACGCCCCGCGTCGGCTGCTCGCCCAGGGCGAGGGATACTGCCTGGCCGAGGGGTGA
- a CDS encoding adenylate/guanylate cyclase domain-containing protein: MRRDGQSPRGRQPQLSRAEDWATLAGHERLLLGERPSLTLAQVAEQAGASLETAQRFWRAMGFADVAPDEVCFTRHDVDALRDTLALINEEGSFRMRLPSALELLRAQSYTMDRLVLWELETLVADIGDRLRLDDTSARLVALDRVGEMIEILSRQLTYAWRRHLASLIGRTDAEVATRGQEEAGPDLYPLTRSLGFVDIVSFTQRAQRMGKQDLTLMLEDFENTARDVVTSRGARVVKTIGDAVMYISDDLPTAADVVTSLVEELQSGPEAIRVRASLVQGRVVSRSGDVFGPTVNLASRLVDAAEPGGIRMDEATAMAILHGPVASRYRVGQCHEVVAKGLGQIIPWSLERV; encoded by the coding sequence GTGAGACGGGACGGACAGAGCCCCCGGGGCCGACAGCCGCAACTTTCCAGGGCTGAGGACTGGGCCACCCTTGCGGGCCACGAGAGGCTGCTGCTGGGTGAGCGCCCCAGCCTGACGCTCGCGCAAGTCGCCGAGCAGGCGGGCGCCAGCCTCGAGACAGCCCAGCGCTTCTGGCGGGCCATGGGGTTCGCCGACGTCGCCCCCGACGAGGTCTGCTTTACCCGCCATGACGTCGACGCCCTGCGTGACACGCTTGCCCTCATCAACGAGGAGGGCTCCTTCCGGATGCGGCTGCCCAGCGCCCTGGAGCTGCTGCGCGCGCAGTCCTACACGATGGACAGGCTGGTCCTGTGGGAGCTGGAGACTCTCGTGGCTGACATCGGCGACCGGCTGAGGCTGGACGACACCTCGGCGCGGCTGGTTGCGCTGGACCGTGTCGGGGAGATGATCGAGATCCTCTCCCGCCAGCTGACCTACGCCTGGCGGCGCCACCTGGCCTCCCTCATCGGCCGCACCGATGCGGAGGTCGCTACCCGCGGCCAGGAGGAGGCGGGTCCTGATCTCTACCCTCTGACCCGTTCCCTGGGGTTTGTCGACATCGTGTCCTTCACCCAGCGGGCCCAGCGGATGGGTAAGCAGGACCTCACCCTCATGCTGGAGGACTTTGAGAACACGGCGCGCGATGTCGTCACCTCCCGTGGGGCCAGGGTGGTCAAGACTATCGGGGATGCTGTGATGTATATCTCAGACGACTTGCCTACTGCGGCGGACGTGGTCACGTCCCTGGTCGAGGAGCTCCAGAGCGGTCCCGAGGCGATCCGTGTACGCGCCTCCCTGGTCCAGGGACGCGTGGTCTCACGCTCCGGGGACGTCTTCGGCCCTACCGTCAACCTGGCCTCCCGGCTGGTGGACGCTGCGGAGCCGGGGGGGATACGCATGGACGAGGCCACAGCCATGGCCATTCTTCACGGCCCGGTGGCCTCCCGCTACCGGGTGGGGCAGTGCCACGAGGTTGTTGCCAAGGGCCTGGGACAGATCATTCCCTGGTCCCTGGAGCGGGTCTGA
- a CDS encoding biotin--[acetyl-CoA-carboxylase] ligase, whose protein sequence is MDHDRSGSRGFRRVVTVPETASTQDDLHDALVRGEEGWPHLSALRALRQTAGRGRQGRSWQTPAEGALTVSVVLRPLVGADRLDWLPLVAGLAVRESLLPLTEGVPWRLGLKWPNDVVAVPEGADVPDVPGWAGTRKVAGVLAELVVPGVGPASSAEGAAAGRDGSQGAAADEAAACRVQAPGVVLGIGVNVGQDSEGLPVPWATSLRLLGSSARPEDVMALLGRTLAARVGQWEDAGGDPDAGDGHLGRELRAVCTTLGQQVSVRSPAGVVRGTARDVTPELVVDTPDGPQCLRAGEVSVRRQDLSETTL, encoded by the coding sequence GTGGACCATGACCGCTCAGGCAGCAGAGGCTTTCGTCGGGTCGTGACGGTGCCGGAGACCGCTTCCACCCAGGACGACCTGCATGATGCGCTCGTTCGCGGCGAGGAGGGGTGGCCGCACCTGTCTGCGCTACGGGCGCTCCGGCAGACCGCAGGCAGGGGGCGCCAGGGACGCTCCTGGCAGACGCCGGCTGAGGGGGCGCTGACGGTCTCGGTGGTCCTCAGGCCCCTGGTGGGAGCGGACCGGCTGGACTGGCTGCCGCTCGTGGCGGGACTGGCCGTGCGTGAGAGCCTGCTGCCGCTGACGGAGGGCGTGCCGTGGAGGCTGGGCCTGAAGTGGCCCAATGACGTCGTTGCCGTTCCCGAGGGCGCTGACGTCCCTGACGTGCCCGGGTGGGCGGGCACGCGCAAGGTCGCCGGGGTCCTGGCGGAGCTGGTGGTCCCCGGCGTCGGCCCGGCCTCCTCCGCTGAGGGAGCGGCTGCCGGGCGCGACGGCTCGCAGGGCGCTGCCGCGGACGAGGCCGCGGCCTGCCGGGTGCAGGCGCCTGGTGTCGTCCTGGGGATTGGGGTCAACGTCGGCCAGGACAGTGAAGGCCTGCCGGTGCCCTGGGCGACCTCTCTGCGCCTACTGGGCTCCTCGGCACGACCTGAGGACGTAATGGCGCTGCTGGGTCGCACCCTGGCGGCCCGTGTGGGGCAGTGGGAGGATGCGGGAGGGGACCCCGACGCCGGTGACGGCCACCTGGGACGGGAGCTGCGGGCGGTCTGCACGACCCTGGGTCAGCAGGTCAGTGTCCGGTCTCCTGCGGGGGTGGTACGTGGTACCGCCAGGGACGTCACTCCTGAGCTGGTGGTGGACACCCCCGACGGGCCGCAGTGTCTTCGCGCTGGTGAGGTCTCAGTACGGCGCCAGGACCTCTCGGAAACCACGTTGTGA
- a CDS encoding Maf family protein, producing the protein MILLASQSVGRLSTLRAAGVDPLVRVSHVDEDTVLEELRTTSQGRAHPSPAAQVQALAQAKAIEVAARTLPQEAQVVVGCDSMLEIDGAVVGKPADAHVARDRWRSMRGRSGVIHTGHFLVRTCDGATAGAVGSALVRFGCPTDQEIDAYVASGEPLDCAGAFTIDGLGGAFIDSVEGDPHAVVGISLPLLRRLLAGLGVTWTDLWERQAAQG; encoded by the coding sequence GTGATCCTCCTGGCCTCCCAGTCCGTCGGCCGCCTGAGCACCCTGCGCGCCGCAGGGGTCGACCCCCTGGTGCGAGTCTCCCACGTGGACGAGGACACGGTGCTGGAGGAGCTGCGAACCACCTCCCAGGGCCGGGCACACCCTTCCCCCGCTGCCCAGGTCCAGGCCCTGGCCCAGGCCAAGGCGATCGAGGTGGCCGCGCGCACGCTGCCGCAGGAGGCCCAGGTCGTCGTGGGCTGCGACTCCATGCTGGAGATCGACGGGGCCGTCGTCGGCAAGCCAGCCGACGCGCACGTGGCCAGGGACCGCTGGCGCTCCATGCGGGGCCGTAGCGGGGTTATCCACACCGGCCACTTCCTGGTACGCACCTGCGACGGCGCCACGGCCGGCGCGGTGGGCTCGGCCCTTGTACGCTTCGGCTGCCCCACGGACCAGGAGATCGACGCCTACGTGGCCTCCGGCGAGCCGCTGGACTGCGCCGGGGCGTTCACTATTGACGGCCTGGGCGGTGCGTTCATCGACAGCGTCGAGGGCGACCCGCACGCCGTCGTGGGCATCTCACTGCCGCTGCTGCGTCGGCTCCTGGCCGGGCTAGGGGTGACCTGGACGGACCTATGGGAGCGGCAGGCAGCACAGGGATGA
- a CDS encoding NUDIX domain-containing protein: protein MSASGARHPGDGWVQCRCGQRHWGVNGAAGLLVWRLGAATSGTQGLEVLLQLRAPWTHHGSAWGLPGGAVADGESPAQAALRECQEETGLPAQLLVLGGSQTQRHPDWSYTTFVAQAPSDRAWDHLTPADAESVALAWSRLEPREDRTTWKVPRPARTWGDMPVLPALAAVWDQLASLLPPPRASQGTHDNPTAQSP from the coding sequence ATGAGTGCCTCCGGTGCGCGCCACCCCGGCGACGGGTGGGTCCAGTGCCGGTGCGGACAGCGCCACTGGGGCGTCAATGGCGCTGCGGGCCTGCTGGTCTGGCGCCTGGGCGCCGCTACCTCCGGCACCCAGGGACTGGAGGTCCTGCTCCAGCTGCGGGCACCATGGACCCACCACGGCAGTGCCTGGGGACTGCCTGGCGGTGCCGTCGCTGACGGCGAGTCACCCGCGCAGGCGGCACTGCGGGAGTGCCAGGAAGAGACCGGGCTGCCTGCGCAGCTCCTGGTTCTCGGCGGGTCACAGACCCAGCGGCACCCTGACTGGTCCTATACCACCTTTGTGGCCCAGGCGCCCTCAGACCGGGCCTGGGACCACCTGACCCCGGCGGACGCGGAGTCCGTCGCCCTGGCGTGGAGCCGTCTGGAGCCCCGGGAGGACCGCACCACCTGGAAGGTGCCGCGCCCGGCACGGACCTGGGGTGACATGCCTGTGCTGCCTGCCCTGGCCGCCGTGTGGGACCAGCTCGCCTCCCTCCTGCCGCCACCGCGCGCCTCACAAGGCACACACGACAACCCGACAGCGCAGTCCCCGTAG
- a CDS encoding MarR family winged helix-turn-helix transcriptional regulator, translating into MVATQTVTTQTESPAPPESSDQEVHEPEESCGQQPPSSWGQGEHRYRRLDGVEMGAWRSFLAASTLVIARLNHDLEAECGISMHEYEILVRLSEAPHRSMRMSALADDVSHSRSRLTHTVRRMEKEGYVVRVACPSDRRGVNCELTEAGLAFLREVAPVHLDGVRRHLLDRLSRDQLTLMAELMGAVADVS; encoded by the coding sequence TTGGTCGCGACCCAGACAGTGACCACGCAGACAGAGTCCCCTGCGCCCCCTGAGTCCTCTGACCAGGAGGTACATGAGCCAGAGGAGTCCTGTGGCCAGCAGCCCCCGTCTTCCTGGGGCCAGGGCGAGCATCGCTACCGTCGGCTGGACGGGGTGGAGATGGGGGCGTGGCGCTCCTTCCTAGCCGCCTCGACCTTGGTGATCGCCCGACTCAACCACGACCTTGAGGCCGAGTGCGGCATCTCCATGCACGAGTACGAGATCCTCGTGCGTCTGTCCGAGGCCCCTCACCGCTCGATGCGCATGTCGGCCCTGGCCGACGACGTCAGTCACTCCCGCTCGCGTCTGACGCACACTGTGAGGCGGATGGAGAAGGAGGGCTATGTGGTGCGCGTCGCCTGTCCCTCGGACAGGCGCGGCGTCAACTGCGAACTGACAGAGGCCGGGCTGGCCTTCCTGCGCGAGGTGGCCCCGGTCCACCTCGACGGGGTTCGCCGTCACCTCTTGGACCGCCTCAGCCGGGACCAGCTGACGTTGATGGCTGAGTTGATGGGCGCCGTTGCCGACGTCTCCTGA
- the rpmG gene encoding 50S ribosomal protein L33, with product MASKSTDVRPKITLACSECKERNYITKKNRRNTPDRLTLSKFCSRCGRHTQHRETR from the coding sequence GTGGCCAGCAAGTCCACCGACGTTCGCCCCAAGATCACTCTGGCCTGCTCGGAGTGCAAGGAGCGCAACTACATTACGAAGAAGAACCGACGCAACACGCCAGACCGCCTTACCCTGTCCAAGTTCTGCTCCCGGTGTGGACGGCACACGCAGCACCGGGAGACCCGCTGA
- a CDS encoding YajQ family cyclic di-GMP-binding protein — translation MASESSFDVVSRLDRQEVDNAVNQCAKEISQRYDFRGVDASVSLDGDVITLEATSPERVLAILDVLESRLFRRGVSLKALDLGDREPRPQGRLYRLVCPLREGLSQEVAKQVTKAVRDQGPKGVKATIQGDEVRVSSKSRDSLQAVITLLKELDVDAALQFVNYR, via the coding sequence ATGGCATCCGAATCCTCCTTCGACGTCGTCTCCCGCCTTGACCGCCAGGAGGTGGACAACGCCGTCAACCAGTGCGCCAAGGAGATCTCCCAGCGCTACGACTTCCGTGGCGTGGACGCTTCTGTCTCCCTGGACGGAGACGTCATCACCCTGGAGGCCACCAGCCCCGAGCGCGTCCTGGCCATCCTGGACGTCCTGGAGTCCCGGCTCTTCCGCCGCGGGGTCTCGCTGAAGGCCCTCGATCTGGGGGACCGCGAGCCCCGCCCCCAGGGCAGGCTCTACCGGCTGGTCTGCCCGCTGCGGGAGGGGCTGAGCCAGGAGGTAGCCAAGCAGGTCACCAAGGCCGTGCGCGACCAGGGCCCCAAGGGGGTCAAGGCCACCATCCAGGGCGACGAGGTCCGGGTCTCCTCCAAGTCGCGCGACAGCCTCCAGGCAGTGATCACCCTGCTCAAGGAGCTCGACGTGGACGCCGCCCTGCAGTTTGTCAACTACCGCTGA
- a CDS encoding phosphotransferase, translated as MDGARTLPALTGSADFSADFASRLEREVRAGRVSGVEPAAVSVTRLGAGESFTAWLLRAEEAAQGARQPPRVVRVVRRPAEERPRSLRGEYEALSRVPPDLGSHGVALEEDSDNALGAPYVVTTYVPGRVVPGQEWTPRLACALAEQVARLHHLLGGAQTAGEGTAGSRLQPGQARHPGALREAEAVLGWWRSHHPDVLEEPRVSRLLAPWWRALVTLDPVTVGVPLHPLIHGDLVVTNVVVGTGGIPRLIDWEWAGPGDPAKDLALIGGEVTGGPWYAHLSRKAVTDMVSCYVAARSRLARSQAADKGRNLVRDCEGAGGSGEKHDEQVRRLLARRDAWELVDRLSNLLYCLSRRGQEDYLRWAGQLAESLGARLTAPPDEPPG; from the coding sequence GTGGATGGTGCCCGGACGCTGCCAGCCCTGACAGGCTCTGCTGACTTTTCTGCTGACTTCGCCTCACGTCTTGAGCGCGAGGTCAGGGCGGGGCGAGTCTCAGGCGTGGAGCCCGCAGCCGTGTCGGTCACCCGGCTGGGGGCTGGCGAGAGCTTCACCGCCTGGCTGCTACGGGCAGAGGAGGCTGCGCAGGGAGCGCGCCAACCGCCACGCGTGGTGCGAGTGGTGCGTCGTCCCGCCGAGGAGCGGCCCCGCTCCCTGAGAGGGGAGTACGAGGCGCTGTCACGTGTGCCACCGGACCTGGGGTCGCACGGTGTGGCCCTGGAGGAGGACAGTGACAACGCCCTGGGTGCCCCCTATGTGGTGACCACCTACGTGCCGGGGCGGGTCGTACCTGGGCAGGAGTGGACACCCCGTCTGGCCTGTGCCCTGGCAGAGCAGGTGGCCCGTCTGCACCACCTGCTGGGAGGGGCGCAGACGGCCGGGGAGGGGACGGCTGGATCTCGGCTCCAGCCCGGTCAGGCTCGTCACCCCGGTGCCCTGCGAGAGGCCGAGGCGGTCCTGGGGTGGTGGCGGTCCCACCACCCCGACGTGCTGGAGGAGCCTCGGGTCTCGCGTCTGCTTGCCCCGTGGTGGCGGGCGCTGGTCACCCTCGACCCGGTGACGGTGGGGGTGCCCCTGCACCCGCTCATCCATGGGGACCTGGTGGTCACCAACGTGGTCGTGGGCACCGGTGGTATCCCCCGGCTTATTGACTGGGAGTGGGCAGGGCCAGGGGACCCAGCCAAGGACCTGGCCCTCATCGGAGGAGAGGTGACGGGCGGGCCCTGGTACGCCCACCTGTCCCGGAAGGCAGTCACGGACATGGTCTCCTGCTACGTGGCGGCTCGCAGCCGACTGGCTCGGTCGCAGGCCGCGGACAAGGGCAGGAACCTGGTCAGGGACTGTGAGGGCGCCGGGGGCAGTGGCGAGAAGCATGACGAGCAAGTGCGCCGCCTGCTGGCTCGGCGTGACGCCTGGGAGCTGGTGGACCGGCTGTCCAACCTGCTGTACTGCCTGAGCCGCAGAGGGCAGGAGGACTACCTCCGGTGGGCCGGGCAGCTGGCAGAGAGCCTGGGGGCTCGCCTGACGGCACCGCCGGACGAGCCCCCAGGCTGA
- the htpX gene encoding zinc metalloprotease HtpX, with product MNGTSHYNGLKTAILLGGMWGLLILIGYVLAQGTGSSVWLFVMPLIGVAQTVYAYWNSDKIAVRSMGAIEVSEAQYPQMYAIVRELSTSAGQPMPRLYVAPTVSPNAFATGRDPQHAAVCCTQGILQLLNDRELRGVLGHELSHVYNRDILTGSVAAGIAGVISSVSTMALWFGGGRDRRDGGNVVVVMLLALLAPMAAALTQFAISRTREFDADHDGAVLTHDPLALASALRKLETGVNAAPLAPSPKVEPVSAMMIANPFGSRVRNLFATHPPMDQRIARLERMAGY from the coding sequence ATGAACGGGACGAGCCATTACAACGGCCTCAAGACCGCCATCCTCCTGGGTGGCATGTGGGGTCTGCTCATTCTGATCGGGTACGTCCTGGCCCAGGGCACAGGGTCGTCGGTCTGGCTGTTCGTCATGCCGCTTATCGGCGTGGCCCAGACGGTCTACGCCTACTGGAACTCCGACAAGATCGCGGTGCGCTCCATGGGGGCGATTGAGGTCTCCGAGGCCCAGTACCCGCAGATGTACGCCATCGTGCGTGAGCTGTCCACCTCGGCCGGGCAGCCGATGCCCAGGCTCTACGTGGCGCCCACGGTGAGCCCCAACGCCTTTGCCACCGGACGCGACCCCCAGCACGCCGCTGTGTGCTGTACCCAGGGCATCCTTCAGCTTCTTAACGACCGCGAGCTGCGTGGGGTGCTGGGGCATGAGCTGTCCCACGTGTACAACCGGGACATCCTTACCGGCTCGGTGGCGGCGGGGATCGCGGGAGTTATCTCCTCGGTCTCCACCATGGCGCTGTGGTTCGGGGGAGGCCGCGACCGCCGTGACGGCGGCAACGTTGTCGTCGTCATGCTGCTGGCCCTCCTCGCGCCGATGGCCGCCGCCCTCACGCAGTTTGCCATCTCGCGCACGCGCGAGTTCGACGCCGACCACGACGGTGCCGTCCTCACGCACGATCCGTTGGCGCTGGCTAGTGCCCTGCGAAAGCTGGAGACCGGCGTCAACGCCGCCCCGCTGGCCCCCAGCCCCAAGGTCGAGCCGGTCTCGGCCATGATGATTGCCAACCCTTTTGGCTCGCGCGTGCGCAACCTCTTTGCCACCCACCCGCCCATGGACCAGCGCATCGCTCGACTGGAGAGGATGGCCGGGTACTGA
- a CDS encoding TrpB-like pyridoxal phosphate-dependent enzyme, whose amino-acid sequence MTTPIGSLAPTHWYNLAADFPEPVPPPLHPGTREPLRPEDLEHLFPRELINQELSTERFIEIPQAVREVYAKWRPSPLIRADRLERALGTRGRIFYKYEGVSPAGSHKPNTAVAQAWYNAQEGTTRLTTETGAGQWGASLALACSLFGMSCEVWQVRSSYESKPYRRYQMEVYGSTCHSSPSDLTRAGRDVLARDPQTTGSLGMAISEAVEVAAASDDVHYALGSVLNHVMLHQTVIGLEAVAQLRQAGVDQPDVVFGCAGGGSNLAGLSFPFIGRNLTEGASSRVVACEPAACPTITQGEYRYDVGDVAGTTPMMKMYTLGADFVPPAIHAGGLRYHGMAPMVSHAVHLGLMDGVAVSQEDAFAAGLLFARSEGIVPAPESTHAVAAAVEYAREARQGEVILIGLSGNGVLDLPAYEAYL is encoded by the coding sequence ATGACCACACCGATCGGCTCCCTTGCCCCCACACACTGGTACAACCTCGCGGCGGACTTCCCTGAGCCCGTGCCACCTCCCCTGCACCCGGGGACGCGTGAGCCGCTGCGCCCGGAGGACCTTGAGCACCTGTTTCCTCGCGAGCTCATCAACCAGGAGCTTTCCACCGAGCGCTTCATCGAGATCCCCCAGGCAGTGCGTGAGGTCTACGCCAAGTGGCGTCCCTCCCCGCTTATCCGCGCTGACCGCCTGGAACGGGCACTGGGTACCCGGGGCAGGATCTTCTACAAGTACGAGGGGGTCAGCCCGGCTGGCTCGCACAAGCCCAACACCGCTGTCGCCCAGGCCTGGTACAACGCCCAGGAGGGAACTACCCGGCTGACCACGGAGACCGGGGCCGGGCAGTGGGGCGCCTCCCTGGCCCTGGCCTGCTCCCTGTTCGGGATGAGCTGTGAGGTGTGGCAGGTACGCTCCTCCTACGAGTCCAAGCCCTACCGGCGCTACCAGATGGAGGTCTACGGCTCGACCTGCCACTCCTCACCGTCTGACCTGACCCGGGCGGGCCGGGACGTCCTGGCCCGGGACCCGCAGACCACTGGAAGCCTGGGCATGGCCATCAGCGAGGCGGTCGAGGTGGCTGCGGCCAGCGATGACGTCCACTACGCCCTGGGGTCGGTACTCAACCACGTCATGCTGCACCAGACGGTGATCGGGCTGGAGGCTGTGGCCCAGCTGCGCCAGGCCGGGGTGGACCAGCCCGACGTCGTTTTCGGCTGCGCTGGTGGTGGCTCCAACCTGGCGGGCCTGTCCTTCCCCTTTATCGGGCGCAACCTCACCGAGGGCGCCAGCAGCCGTGTCGTCGCCTGCGAGCCCGCGGCGTGTCCCACGATCACCCAGGGGGAGTACCGCTACGACGTCGGAGACGTCGCTGGCACGACCCCGATGATGAAGATGTACACCCTTGGGGCGGACTTCGTGCCGCCTGCCATCCACGCCGGGGGCCTGCGCTACCACGGCATGGCCCCCATGGTCTCCCACGCGGTCCACCTGGGCCTCATGGACGGTGTCGCTGTCTCCCAGGAGGACGCCTTCGCCGCAGGCCTGCTCTTTGCCCGCAGCGAGGGAATCGTCCCGGCCCCAGAGTCCACCCACGCCGTAGCAGCCGCTGTGGAGTACGCCCGCGAGGCGAGGCAGGGCGAGGTCATTCTCATCGGCCTGTCCGGAAACGGGGTCCTTGACCTGCCCGCCTACGAGGCCTATCTCTGA